TTTTGCTTCAGTAGCTAACCGCCGATATAAATCAACAATTTCCCCTGCTAAATCGCGGAAGGTAATGGCATTCATAATATGATCTTGTGAATGAACCAACAACAATGAAACGTGAGTATGTTCCCCATTAGCTTCATCAGTTAACATTGAAGTTTGTGAATTGTGGGCTTCAGTTAAGAAGTTATCGGCTTCTTTTAACTTAGCATCCGCCGTTGTAAAATCGTTCTCTTTAGCGGCTCTAATTGCTTCGAAAGCGGAACTCTTGGCGTTACCACCATTCACAATTAACCCCATAATTGTTTCTAGACTTGCTTCTGTTTCAGGTGTTGCTTGCTTTTCTTCTGCCATTGACCCTCATCCTTTTTAGCTTATTTTTCATCGTCTTCATGCCACTAAAATACTGCCTACCGACGCACGTTGTTAGGCAGTATCTCAACTCGTTTAACCTATTTTTTAGCCATTGATGATTCGGCTTCGCGTAATACTTTTTCACCATTCATCATGCCGTAGTCTTGCATATTGATTACTTCAACCGGAATATCAACCCGTTTTTGAAAGTCGCTTAACATATAACGAACTTGTGGTCCAAGCATTAAAATATCTGGATTCTTTTCGCTTAACTTAGCATCCGCATCACTGGCAGCGGTTGCAAAAATTTCTGCGTCAATCCCATCAGCTTCAGCAGCCTTTTGCATCTTTGAAACTAATAGTGACGTTGACATTCCTGCAGCACACACCAACATAATTGTTTTTTCAGCCATAATAAACACGCTCCTAGTATAGTTTATAAATTAATTTTCTTCAGCGGTTGCTTTAGTAAACCGCTTTCATTACAATTAGAATTATAAGTCATGGGTACAAATTTAACAAGTCCTAATCATTAAAAACCGGGAATTTATTAAATTGGTACCTACAAATTATCACTTAATCTAAAAATTGAAAGAAGTGGTTCCAATGTATCGTGATATTGCGACTAAACTCGTCAATGCCATTCAAGACGGGCAATTTGAAGTCAAATTGCCGACTGAAGCGCAGTTAATGGCCCATTATCATGCCAGCCGTAATACCATCCGCAAGGCCATCGACCTCGTTTACCAACAAGGACTATTACGGCGGGTTCAAGGTAGCGGTTACTTCATTACTAATATTCAATTACAACACAAAACGGTGGTCAACCTATCGGCCCGCGCGATGCCTAGCAGTAATTTACACCCCCGTGAATTAGTTTCTAAAATTCTAACCTTTGACACGATTCATAGCGATCCGGAACTTGCCAAGCAAATGGGGATTCCAATTGATCAGGAACTTTATCGGGTTATTCGGCTCCGGTATTGGCATGACCACCTCTATTGTCTGGAAAAGGCTTATTATCTACGGTCAGTCGTGCCCTATCTCTCAACTGAAGCGATTAATCAGTCAATTTGGGACTTCATTTACGAGGCCTACGGGATTGGGATTGCTAATAGTGATGATTACTTATCGCTCACTAATCTAACCGAAGAAGAGGCCAAATTAATGCAATTAGGCCACGGTGATACTTATTTAGCCTTAGATTCTTGCAACTATTATAAAAATAATAGTTTATTGGATTTTTCGCATACTGTCTTCGCATATCCCGACTTAGCCTTGTATTTTCATACGACTAACTTATCAAATCCTTAAATTATCGACAATTTAAGGCAAATCGCTACATTTTCATCACAATTAACGGCTATAATAGAGAATAGTATACGAAATTATGATGGAGGAATTAGCGTGTCTGCACCCCTTTTTTCAGTGGTTGTACCAGCGTACAATCAACATAAATTTATCAATAGTTGCTTGACCAGTCTCCAGCATCAGACAATGATGGACTTTGAAGTCATTGTGGTGAATGATTGTTCAACCGATGATACGGCCCAACAGATTCAAGCATTGATCGAAACGGATGACCGCTTTAAGGTCGTTACCCATGCTCAGAACCGTGGGGTTTCTGCCGCGCGTAATTCTGGGATGGCCGTTGCTCAAGGTCAATACTTGTGTTTCGTCGATGGGGACGACTGGGTAGAACCAAACTTTTTAGCCACCTTTTTGGCCGCCTATCAAGCTGCGCCCCAAAGTCAGTTAGTCGTTTGTGGGCATTTCGGCTATTTAGCAGTGCCTAGTCCGGCCAAGACCTATGCTAAAAAAGAACTAGTTGCTAATATCAACTTTGGCACAGTGGGTGGTTTTTCATGGAATAAATGTTTCCTACGATCAATCATTACGACCCATCACTTAAAGTTCAACGAAGAGATCAATTTTCTCGAAGATCAGCTGTTTGCATTCCGTTATGCGGACTATGTGCAATCAGCCGAATATCTTCCAG
This region of Lactobacillus sp. CBA3605 genomic DNA includes:
- a CDS encoding PTS lactose/cellobiose transporter subunit IIA, whose protein sequence is MAEEKQATPETEASLETIMGLIVNGGNAKSSAFEAIRAAKENDFTTADAKLKEADNFLTEAHNSQTSMLTDEANGEHTHVSLLLVHSQDHIMNAITFRDLAGEIVDLYRRLATEAK
- a CDS encoding PTS sugar transporter subunit IIB, whose protein sequence is MAEKTIMLVCAAGMSTSLLVSKMQKAAEADGIDAEIFATAASDADAKLSEKNPDILMLGPQVRYMLSDFQKRVDIPVEVINMQDYGMMNGEKVLREAESSMAKK
- a CDS encoding GntR family transcriptional regulator, with product MYRDIATKLVNAIQDGQFEVKLPTEAQLMAHYHASRNTIRKAIDLVYQQGLLRRVQGSGYFITNIQLQHKTVVNLSARAMPSSNLHPRELVSKILTFDTIHSDPELAKQMGIPIDQELYRVIRLRYWHDHLYCLEKAYYLRSVVPYLSTEAINQSIWDFIYEAYGIGIANSDDYLSLTNLTEEEAKLMQLGHGDTYLALDSCNYYKNNSLLDFSHTVFAYPDLALYFHTTNLSNP
- a CDS encoding glycosyltransferase family A protein, with product MSAPLFSVVVPAYNQHKFINSCLTSLQHQTMMDFEVIVVNDCSTDDTAQQIQALIETDDRFKVVTHAQNRGVSAARNSGMAVAQGQYLCFVDGDDWVEPNFLATFLAAYQAAPQSQLVVCGHFGYLAVPSPAKTYAKKELVANINFGTVGGFSWNKCFLRSIITTHHLKFNEEINFLEDQLFAFRYADYVQSAEYLPAKTYHYRWRFRSNLAHLGLPFFAARRKMIKILKQESKQALSEDWNNQ